From one Candidatus Kuenenbacteria bacterium genomic stretch:
- a CDS encoding MBL fold metallo-hydrolase, translating into MFTKKSLVIIVIIITALFVASRWHWNFFDDSDIEQVQGVETQTQKELRVNFLDVNQGDAILIETPGGAQILLDGGEGQAVLAKLGKYLPMTDRTIELMVLSHPHSDHLDGLIEVLKRYTVKEVWFTDVVHTSSGYLEFLNLLKDKNIPVKNIFACTEIKEAGCSEEINFEEGVIFKVLWPVENLAGKRVAELNNSSLVLKLVYGANAWLLPGDLDSAGENQLAINKPWELKADMLKVSHHGSSSATGEAFLRLVSPTDAVISVGADNDYGHPSLRIINRLKRASVNIWRTDELGDIITIGDGSAIKITNP; encoded by the coding sequence ATGTTCACCAAAAAATCTCTAGTTATTATTGTTATAATTATAACAGCGCTGTTTGTGGCCAGTCGTTGGCATTGGAATTTTTTTGATGATAGTGATATCGAGCAGGTGCAGGGTGTGGAGACTCAAACACAGAAGGAATTAAGAGTAAATTTTTTGGACGTGAATCAGGGTGATGCCATTTTGATAGAAACACCGGGTGGGGCGCAAATACTTTTGGATGGCGGCGAAGGACAGGCAGTACTCGCAAAACTCGGAAAATATCTGCCAATGACTGACAGAACGATTGAACTTATGGTTTTATCTCATCCGCATAGTGATCATTTGGATGGGCTGATTGAGGTTTTGAAAAGATATACGGTTAAAGAAGTCTGGTTCACGGACGTGGTACACACTTCAAGTGGTTATTTGGAATTTTTAAATTTGCTTAAAGATAAAAATATACCCGTCAAAAATATTTTCGCTTGTACAGAAATAAAAGAGGCTGGTTGTAGTGAGGAAATAAATTTTGAAGAGGGTGTAATATTTAAAGTATTGTGGCCAGTGGAAAATTTGGCTGGGAAGAGAGTGGCTGAATTGAATAATTCATCTTTGGTTTTGAAATTGGTTTATGGGGCTAATGCTTGGCTTTTGCCGGGTGACCTCGACAGTGCGGGGGAGAATCAGCTGGCAATTAACAAGCCTTGGGAATTGAAAGCTGATATGCTCAAAGTATCACACCATGGCTCGAGCAGCGCTACCGGTGAGGCGTTTTTGCGGCTGGTCTCCCCTACTGACGCCGTCATCTCGGTCGGAGCAGACAATGATTATGGCCATCCGTCTCTAAGAATTATCAATCGCCTGAAAAGAGCGAGCGTCAATATCTGGCGGACAGATGAGCTGGGAGATATTATAACTATTGGCGATGGATCTGCAATAAAAATAACAAACCCTTGA